Proteins found in one Sorghum bicolor cultivar BTx623 chromosome 1, Sorghum_bicolor_NCBIv3, whole genome shotgun sequence genomic segment:
- the LOC110432168 gene encoding proline-rich protein 2-like: MGGGLADIYGDGMGGPAQNPPKHNPTPRALPPPPERRRRLPARRCRAAACPRRTRPRGPAGQRAPPACPRAPGLTPLARRCVPGCRRPRGAARPGRAPPPARSRTPTAARHRTAARAPALPARRRLPACTRPPPHGCARLRPPRAPPPACTRPPFPARLRALTACPRAAACPHAGARCHPPASARPCTPTRGTVCPCTPGHRSAALCRPGPGASPPSA; encoded by the exons ATGGGTGGCGGGCTGGCAGACATATACGGAGACGGCATGGGTGGT CCGGCCCAAAATCCCCCTAAACATAATCCAACCCCGCGCGCCCTGCCCCCTCCccccgagcgccgccgccgcctgcctgCGCGCcgctgccgcgccgccgcctgccCGCGTCGCACCCGCCCGCGCGGACCCGCCGGCCAACGCGCGCCCCCGGCCTGCCCCCGCGCCCCTGGCCTGACCCCGCTCGCGCGCCGCTGCGTGCCCGGTTGCCGGCGCCCGCGCGGAGCGGCCCGGCCtggccgcgcgccgccgcctgcCCGCAGCCGCACGCCCACAGCCGCCCGCCACCGCACGGCCGCGCGTGCGCCCGCCTTgcccgcgcgccgccgcctgcCTGCCTGCACCCGCCCGCCCCCGCACGGCTGCGCGCGGCTCCGGCCTCCCCGCGCGCCCCCGCCGGCCTGCACCCGTCCGCCCTTCCCCGCACGGCTGCGCGCGCTCACGGCCTgcccgcgcgccgccgcctgcCCGCACGCCGGCGCCCGTTGTCACCCGCCCGCCAGTGCGCGCCCCTGCACACCCACGCGCGGCACCGTCTGCCCGTGCACGCCCGGACACCGCTCAGCCGCGCTGTGCAGGCCTGGTCCAGGAGCATCGCCTCCCTCTGCATAG